A portion of the Thalassotalea sp. LPB0316 genome contains these proteins:
- a CDS encoding RNA polymerase sigma factor, translated as MQNNPVIQAEDKFGHDESIWIAKAQQGDQQAFHQLYLLHHKKVFALCLRMLADVSSAEDVCQDVFVQVWQKITNFRGESKFSTWLHSVATHIVLSHIRKHKTWLQKVFSVEDQGIQEDSIDMPEISTLDKHIMQLPERARMVFILFAVEGYRHEEIASMLKMAVGSSKAQFHRARKLLQESLANE; from the coding sequence GTGCAGAATAACCCCGTTATTCAGGCTGAAGATAAATTTGGCCATGATGAATCGATATGGATAGCAAAAGCACAGCAAGGCGACCAGCAGGCGTTTCATCAGCTTTATTTGCTACATCATAAAAAAGTGTTTGCGCTGTGTTTGCGAATGCTTGCCGATGTATCGAGTGCTGAAGATGTTTGCCAAGATGTATTCGTACAAGTGTGGCAAAAAATTACTAATTTTCGCGGTGAAAGCAAGTTCTCAACTTGGTTACACAGCGTTGCAACTCATATTGTGCTTAGCCATATCCGCAAGCATAAAACTTGGCTGCAAAAGGTCTTTAGTGTTGAAGATCAAGGTATACAAGAAGATAGTATCGACATGCCGGAAATTAGCACCTTAGATAAGCATATTATGCAATTACCTGAGCGTGCTCGGATGGTCTTTATCTTGTTCGCTGTAGAAGGTTATCGCCATGAAGAGATAGCCAGTATGTTAAAGATGGCTGTGGGTTCAAGCAAAGCTCAATTCCATCGTGCGAGAAAATTATTACAGGAGAGCTTGGCTAATGAATAA
- the hslU gene encoding HslU--HslV peptidase ATPase subunit has translation MSNMTPREIVSELDRHIIGQDSAKRAVAIALRNRWRRMQLNEELRTEVTPKNILMIGPTGVGKTEIARRLAKLANAPFIKVEATKFTEVGYVGKEVETIIRDLADMSIKMTKEQEVERVKHLAQEAAEERILDILLPPPRDGFGNEEKPENSSTRQIFRKKLREGQLDDKEIELDLSAQPMGVEIMAPPGMEDMTSQLQSMFQNLSSEKTQKRKLKIKDAFKALQEEEAAKMVNPDEVKQKAIEAVEQNGIVFIDEIDKICKRGESSGPDVSREGVQRDLLPLVEGSTVSTKHGMVKTDHILFIASGAFQMAKPSDLIPELQGRLPIRVELEALRAEDFVRILTEPNASLTQQYEALMATEGVSLSFTECGVKAIANAAWQVNESTENIGARRLHTMMERLVEDISFHANDKSGQSIEIDQAYVNQTLNDVVQDEDLSRFIL, from the coding sequence ATGTCGAACATGACTCCAAGAGAAATTGTCAGTGAGCTTGATCGCCACATTATTGGTCAAGACTCAGCAAAACGCGCCGTTGCTATTGCCCTGCGTAACCGTTGGCGCCGTATGCAACTCAACGAAGAGTTGCGCACCGAAGTAACCCCAAAAAATATCTTAATGATTGGCCCAACCGGTGTCGGTAAAACAGAAATTGCTCGCCGATTAGCTAAATTAGCCAACGCACCATTTATCAAAGTTGAAGCGACTAAGTTCACTGAAGTGGGCTATGTTGGTAAAGAAGTAGAAACGATTATTCGCGATCTTGCAGATATGTCGATCAAAATGACCAAAGAGCAAGAAGTTGAACGAGTTAAACACCTCGCTCAAGAAGCTGCCGAAGAGCGTATCTTAGATATTTTACTTCCGCCACCACGCGATGGCTTTGGCAACGAAGAAAAGCCAGAAAATAGCTCAACGCGCCAAATATTCCGCAAAAAATTACGCGAAGGCCAATTAGATGATAAAGAAATAGAGCTTGATCTATCCGCTCAACCGATGGGCGTTGAAATTATGGCGCCACCAGGTATGGAAGATATGACCTCGCAATTACAGAGCATGTTCCAAAATTTATCGAGTGAGAAAACACAAAAGCGCAAACTAAAAATCAAAGATGCCTTCAAAGCGCTGCAAGAAGAAGAAGCAGCAAAGATGGTTAACCCAGATGAAGTTAAGCAAAAAGCCATCGAAGCGGTTGAGCAAAATGGCATAGTGTTTATCGATGAAATCGATAAAATTTGTAAGCGCGGAGAAAGCTCTGGCCCTGATGTATCACGCGAAGGTGTGCAGCGCGATCTTCTACCACTCGTTGAAGGCTCAACGGTTAGTACCAAGCACGGTATGGTAAAAACCGACCACATTCTCTTTATTGCCTCTGGTGCTTTCCAAATGGCAAAACCGTCAGATTTAATTCCTGAATTGCAAGGTCGTCTGCCGATCCGAGTTGAATTGGAAGCCTTACGCGCTGAAGACTTTGTTCGGATTTTAACTGAACCCAATGCTAGTTTAACGCAGCAATACGAAGCATTAATGGCCACCGAAGGCGTTAGCTTATCGTTTACCGAATGTGGCGTAAAAGCCATTGCTAATGCCGCATGGCAAGTTAACGAAAGTACTGAAAATATTGGTGCTCGCCGTTTACATACGATGATGGAGCGTTTAGTTGAAGATATTTCTTTCCACGCTAACGATAAGTCGGGGCAATCAATAGAGATAGATCAAGCTTACGTCAACCAAACACTCAATGACGTAGTCCAAGACGAAGATTTAAGTCGTTTTATCTTATAA
- the priA gene encoding primosomal protein N', with protein MADLYIQVAIPVPLRQLFTYIVPDAMHQHDVCLGERVIVPFGSRKVVGIVLALVEQASIETDKLKPILSRLDDKYRFDASLLKLLNTAANYYHHPIGEVMQQALPLALRDINQSTITPELAYLPEADKPSEETQVKMEKKSPKQASLYQIISKSHGISWPELRTLGFSKAQLNGLLTKQLIYAKPRSDERFAWSDDKLNPESKLALNDQQAVVVSAINQQQGFACHLIEGITGSGKTEVYLQIIEQVLKKHQQVLVLVPEIGLTPQTLSRFEQRFNVPIYLHHSALNNTEKLSTWLAAQNGSAAIVIGTRSAIFTPLKQLGLIIIDEEHDSSLKQQDSFRYHGRDIAILRAKQLNIPIVLGTATPSLETLQNALTGKYHHHQLTKRAGNSQLAKIELIDIAQQQVDKGLSGTLVHEIKATIARGEQVLVFINRRGFAQALTCKECHWVATCERCLKPFTLHKNDQQLVCHHCGNQHSTPHQCHPCGSVRLEGIGLGTEQVEDNLAQLFDQASIIRIDRDSTRKKGELTKMLEAINNNEHNILVGTQMLAKGHHFPNVTLVAIIGADGALFSHDFRAPEYLAQLLVQVAGRAGRASKPGKVLVQTNFPQHPLLQDLVNNGYHHFAKYALVERQQALLPPFTFQALVRAEANYPSYPLQFLSDLSTFASADCMLAGPMPAPMEKRAGKFRFHLMIQSKTRNALHRMLQQLIVNIPTITSSKKVRWSIDIDPQDLTW; from the coding sequence GTGGCCGATTTATATATACAAGTAGCAATTCCAGTCCCTTTGAGGCAATTGTTCACGTATATAGTGCCTGATGCCATGCATCAACACGATGTTTGCCTTGGTGAACGCGTTATCGTGCCGTTTGGATCGCGAAAAGTTGTCGGGATTGTGCTTGCCTTAGTCGAACAAGCAAGTATTGAAACAGACAAATTAAAACCTATTTTATCGCGCTTAGACGACAAATACCGCTTTGATGCTTCTTTACTCAAGCTTCTCAATACCGCGGCTAATTACTACCACCATCCGATTGGTGAAGTCATGCAACAAGCATTGCCATTAGCGCTGCGTGATATTAATCAATCAACCATCACGCCGGAATTAGCGTATCTACCTGAGGCGGATAAGCCATCAGAAGAAACGCAGGTAAAGATGGAAAAGAAGTCGCCCAAGCAAGCCTCGCTGTATCAAATAATAAGTAAAAGTCACGGCATTAGTTGGCCTGAGCTTCGTACGTTAGGTTTTAGTAAAGCGCAGCTAAATGGCTTACTTACCAAGCAACTTATCTACGCTAAACCACGCTCTGATGAGCGCTTTGCTTGGTCTGACGATAAACTTAACCCAGAGAGTAAACTCGCCTTAAACGACCAACAAGCCGTGGTAGTCTCTGCTATAAATCAGCAACAGGGGTTCGCTTGCCACTTAATTGAAGGCATCACAGGCAGTGGTAAAACCGAAGTTTATTTGCAAATAATTGAGCAAGTTCTCAAAAAGCATCAACAAGTGTTAGTACTGGTCCCTGAAATTGGCCTTACACCGCAAACGTTATCGCGATTTGAACAGCGTTTTAATGTGCCGATATACTTGCACCACAGTGCGCTAAATAACACCGAAAAGCTTTCTACTTGGCTAGCGGCACAAAACGGCAGTGCGGCTATTGTTATTGGTACTCGTAGTGCCATATTTACGCCATTAAAGCAACTTGGCTTGATTATTATTGATGAAGAGCATGACAGTTCACTTAAACAGCAAGACAGTTTTAGATATCACGGGCGAGACATTGCTATTTTGCGGGCAAAACAGCTCAACATTCCAATAGTACTGGGCACCGCAACACCGAGTTTGGAAACCCTGCAAAATGCACTGACGGGGAAATATCATCACCACCAATTGACCAAACGCGCTGGTAATAGCCAATTAGCTAAAATTGAGCTTATTGATATCGCACAGCAGCAAGTTGATAAAGGTTTATCTGGTACCTTGGTACATGAAATAAAAGCCACTATTGCTCGAGGTGAACAGGTATTGGTGTTTATCAATCGGCGCGGGTTTGCCCAAGCGCTAACATGTAAAGAGTGTCATTGGGTGGCAACGTGCGAGCGCTGTTTAAAGCCGTTCACCCTGCATAAAAACGACCAACAACTAGTTTGTCACCACTGCGGTAATCAACATTCAACACCGCATCAATGTCATCCATGTGGCAGTGTTAGGCTTGAAGGGATAGGTTTAGGAACAGAGCAAGTTGAGGACAATTTAGCTCAGCTCTTTGATCAAGCGAGTATTATTCGCATCGACCGTGATAGCACTCGCAAAAAAGGTGAACTAACAAAAATGCTCGAAGCAATTAACAATAACGAGCACAATATTTTAGTTGGCACACAAATGCTAGCTAAAGGTCACCACTTTCCCAACGTAACCCTAGTTGCCATTATTGGCGCAGATGGCGCCTTGTTTTCCCATGATTTCAGAGCACCTGAGTATTTAGCTCAACTGCTGGTTCAAGTCGCTGGTCGAGCAGGTCGCGCTAGCAAACCAGGTAAGGTTTTAGTACAGACAAACTTTCCACAGCACCCACTATTACAAGATTTAGTGAACAACGGCTACCATCACTTTGCCAAATATGCTTTAGTTGAACGTCAACAAGCCCTATTGCCACCTTTTACCTTTCAGGCATTAGTGCGGGCTGAAGCTAACTACCCGAGTTACCCGTTACAGTTTCTATCAGACCTATCCACCTTTGCCAGTGCTGATTGTATGCTCGCTGGCCCAATGCCGGCACCAATGGAAAAGCGCGCCGGTAAATTTCGCTTTCACTTAATGATCCAAAGTAAAACCCGTAATGCGCTGCATCGAATGCTACAACAACTCATTGTTAATATTCCAACGATAACGAGTAGCAAAAAAGTGCGTTGGTCGATTGATATCGACCCGCAAGATTTAACTTGGTAA
- a CDS encoding DUF4097 family beta strand repeat-containing protein, translating into MNILKHCLVLLASTSFLVFAGENIDQSLPADGVKSVEIENLRGKVKIIGQNTKAIRVVGQLDEEAEGFTFKQSGSIVLIKVEMPRHLESSWSRKETNLEISLPSALNVSFSGVSTDVVIKDIDADVNANSVSGNVNLENISQRVEVTSVSGDISAKQLGKSSHLSNVSGNIVTSGASGNLYAKAVSGDLNITSTASHVEVKNVSGEIELVLASVEELSMSTVSGDVDADLTLLDNGKVKLSSVSGDFTLNFLNDVDAIFRLRASAGGDLINRLTNDKAIEDKYGPSSRLAFETGNASARVNGSTVSGNVVLKRK; encoded by the coding sequence ATGAATATTCTAAAACATTGTCTTGTACTTTTAGCTTCAACAAGTTTCTTGGTTTTTGCTGGTGAGAACATTGATCAGTCACTGCCGGCAGATGGCGTAAAAAGTGTTGAAATTGAAAACCTGCGCGGCAAGGTAAAAATTATTGGTCAAAATACAAAAGCCATTCGCGTGGTTGGTCAGCTTGATGAAGAAGCTGAGGGTTTTACCTTTAAACAATCTGGCAGCATTGTTTTGATCAAAGTTGAAATGCCTCGTCACTTAGAAAGCAGTTGGTCGAGAAAAGAAACTAATCTAGAAATTAGCTTACCAAGTGCACTTAATGTTAGTTTTTCAGGTGTGTCTACCGATGTGGTTATTAAAGACATCGACGCAGATGTCAATGCCAATAGCGTTAGCGGTAACGTTAATTTGGAAAATATCAGCCAACGTGTTGAAGTGACTTCAGTTAGCGGTGATATTTCTGCAAAACAACTCGGTAAATCGAGCCACCTCTCGAATGTCAGTGGCAATATTGTGACCTCAGGCGCTAGTGGCAATTTATATGCTAAAGCGGTAAGCGGTGATTTAAACATAACATCAACTGCTAGCCATGTTGAGGTCAAGAATGTCTCCGGTGAAATTGAGCTAGTACTTGCCAGTGTTGAAGAGTTAAGTATGTCTACCGTGAGTGGTGATGTTGATGCCGATTTGACTTTACTAGATAACGGCAAAGTAAAGCTTTCGAGTGTTAGCGGCGATTTTACCTTAAATTTTCTCAATGATGTCGATGCTATATTTCGTCTACGAGCTAGTGCTGGCGGCGATTTAATTAATCGGCTAACCAATGACAAAGCGATTGAAGATAAATACGGCCCGAGCTCGCGCTTAGCATTTGAAACTGGTAACGCCAGTGCTCGAGTAAATGGTAGTACGGTAAGTGGTAATGTGGTGTTGAAACGAAAATAA
- the dnaB gene encoding replicative DNA helicase codes for MAEQKFSNTNKKSFKEKDRQVEQLRVPPHSLEAEQSVIGGLLLDNETFDRVGEAVVAQDFYSRAHRIVFETIGEMIEKGEPVDLITLTEALENAQKLEDAGGFAYLAELIKNTPSAANIVAYAEIVRERAVTREMISVANEIAEAGFDTQGRSSAELLDFAETKVFQIAEARANKSEGPENINSVLEKTVDRIEKLYQQPHDGVTGVTTGFADLDKMTAGLQPSDLIIVAARPSMGKTTFAMNLVESAAMTEDKPALIFSLEMPSEQIMMRMLASLGRIDQTKIRTGQLGDEDWARLSSTMGLLIEKGKMYIDDAAGLTPTEVRSRARRIARDHGGLSLIMVDYLQLMRAPQFSDNRTLEIAEISRSLKALAKELEVPVVALSQLNRSLEQRADKRPVNSDLRESGSIEQDADLIMFIYRDEVYHDNSEFKGMAEIIIGKQRNGPIGRVPLTFQGQFSRFDNYAGPHVLEED; via the coding sequence ATGGCAGAGCAAAAATTCTCAAATACAAACAAAAAGTCGTTTAAAGAGAAAGATCGACAAGTCGAGCAATTGCGCGTTCCTCCGCATTCATTAGAGGCAGAGCAGTCGGTTATCGGTGGTTTATTGCTTGATAATGAGACCTTTGACCGCGTTGGTGAAGCTGTTGTAGCACAAGACTTTTATTCACGTGCTCATCGTATCGTTTTTGAAACCATTGGTGAGATGATCGAAAAAGGTGAGCCAGTCGATCTCATTACCCTCACCGAAGCGTTAGAAAATGCACAAAAGTTAGAAGATGCCGGTGGCTTTGCTTATTTAGCTGAACTCATCAAAAACACGCCAAGTGCTGCTAATATTGTTGCTTATGCAGAAATCGTCCGTGAGCGCGCTGTAACGCGTGAAATGATCAGTGTTGCTAACGAAATCGCCGAAGCGGGCTTTGATACCCAAGGCCGTTCAAGTGCCGAATTACTCGATTTTGCCGAGACTAAAGTCTTTCAAATTGCCGAAGCACGCGCCAATAAATCAGAAGGGCCTGAAAATATTAACTCAGTGCTTGAAAAAACCGTTGATAGAATCGAAAAACTATACCAACAGCCACATGATGGTGTTACAGGGGTGACAACGGGTTTTGCCGACCTCGATAAAATGACCGCAGGTTTACAACCTTCAGATCTTATTATTGTCGCTGCGCGTCCATCAATGGGTAAAACAACCTTTGCGATGAACTTGGTTGAAAGCGCTGCAATGACAGAAGATAAACCTGCGCTAATCTTCTCATTAGAGATGCCGTCAGAACAAATTATGATGAGGATGTTGGCCTCGTTAGGGCGCATTGATCAAACCAAAATTCGTACTGGTCAATTAGGTGATGAAGATTGGGCGCGCCTGTCATCAACCATGGGCTTATTGATCGAAAAAGGCAAAATGTATATCGATGATGCCGCAGGCCTAACACCTACGGAAGTGCGCTCAAGAGCACGCCGAATTGCTCGTGATCACGGTGGTTTAAGTTTGATCATGGTCGATTACCTTCAGCTGATGCGAGCACCGCAGTTTTCTGATAACCGTACTTTAGAGATAGCGGAAATTTCACGTTCACTTAAAGCACTGGCTAAAGAGCTTGAGGTACCTGTGGTTGCACTATCTCAGCTAAACCGTAGTTTGGAGCAACGTGCTGATAAACGCCCAGTAAACTCTGACTTACGTGAATCAGGCTCGATTGAGCAAGACGCCGATTTGATCATGTTTATTTATCGCGATGAGGTCTATCACGATAACTCAGAGTTTAAAGGCATGGCTGAAATTATTATTGGTAAGCAGCGTAATGGTCCAATCGGACGTGTGCCATTAACTTTCCAAGGGCAATTCTCGCGCTTTGACAATTATGCTGGCCCGCATGTATTAGAAGAAGACTAA
- the rpmE gene encoding 50S ribosomal protein L31 codes for MKEGIHPNYVEIKATCSCGNVINTRSTVAKDLHLDVCSECHPFYTGKQKAAETGGRVDKFNKRFGMLGKK; via the coding sequence ATGAAAGAAGGTATTCACCCAAATTACGTTGAGATCAAGGCAACTTGTTCTTGTGGTAATGTTATCAACACACGTTCAACTGTAGCAAAAGACTTACACTTAGACGTATGTTCAGAATGTCACCCATTCTACACTGGTAAGCAGAAAGCTGCTGAAACTGGTGGTCGTGTTGACAAATTCAACAAGCGTTTCGGTATGCTTGGCAAAAAATAA
- the hslV gene encoding ATP-dependent protease subunit HslV, producing MTTIVSVRRNGKVAIGGDGQVSLGNTVMKGNAKKVRRLYHDKVLAGFAGGTADAFTLFERFESKLEMHQGHLTKAAVELAKDWRSDRALRKLEALLAVADEETSLIITGNGDVVQPEHDLIAIGSGGNYAQASALALLENTELSAKEIVEKSLKIAGDICVFTNQHHTIDEL from the coding sequence GTGACTACAATAGTTTCAGTAAGACGTAACGGTAAGGTTGCCATTGGTGGTGACGGCCAAGTTTCATTAGGTAACACCGTAATGAAAGGCAACGCAAAAAAAGTACGCCGTTTATATCACGATAAAGTTCTAGCTGGCTTTGCCGGTGGGACTGCCGATGCCTTCACCTTATTTGAGCGCTTTGAAAGCAAGCTTGAAATGCACCAGGGTCACCTTACCAAAGCCGCTGTTGAGCTAGCTAAGGATTGGCGAAGTGACAGGGCATTGCGTAAATTGGAAGCCTTACTAGCTGTTGCTGATGAAGAAACATCGCTGATCATTACTGGTAATGGCGACGTGGTTCAACCAGAGCATGACTTAATAGCTATTGGTAGTGGCGGTAATTACGCACAAGCCTCTGCCCTTGCCTTACTTGAAAATACCGAGCTTAGCGCCAAAGAAATCGTCGAAAAATCACTAAAAATTGCCGGTGATATTTGTGTTTTCACTAATCAACATCACACCATTGATGAGCTGTAA
- a CDS encoding SPOR domain-containing protein — MAPQDYVSRKPNNKKKSPYKKDVAQVSAMPLKTKVILAITVFFSAAFGYGLWKLNQTPAQPPITIEPTKSTSSKEEVTLPEPPKEKWDYMKELETKEVEVGEYEVTNKGPYQMQCGSFRTREQAEVLKAKIAFAGITSQVRETTGTNGTWYKVILGPYERKRLAEKDKHLLKNNDVNRCQIWLWR, encoded by the coding sequence ATGGCTCCCCAAGATTACGTTTCCCGCAAACCTAACAATAAAAAAAAATCACCCTATAAAAAAGACGTTGCTCAAGTATCAGCAATGCCGCTAAAAACCAAAGTGATCCTCGCTATTACCGTATTTTTTAGCGCGGCCTTTGGTTATGGCTTGTGGAAGTTAAATCAAACACCAGCCCAGCCACCGATCACGATCGAACCAACCAAGTCGACCTCCAGTAAAGAGGAAGTCACCCTACCCGAGCCACCGAAAGAGAAGTGGGATTATATGAAAGAGCTCGAAACCAAAGAAGTAGAAGTCGGCGAATACGAAGTGACCAATAAAGGCCCTTATCAAATGCAATGTGGCTCGTTTAGAACGCGTGAACAGGCCGAAGTTTTAAAGGCTAAAATAGCCTTTGCGGGTATCACCTCTCAAGTACGAGAGACAACAGGAACAAACGGCACTTGGTATAAAGTTATTCTCGGCCCATATGAACGAAAACGCTTGGCTGAAAAAGACAAACACCTACTAAAAAACAATGACGTTAATCGTTGCCAGATCTGGTTGTGGCGATAA